In Marivirga salinae, a single window of DNA contains:
- a CDS encoding M28 family peptidase: MQRLVLTAILISFVLTGFGQQQNSEIDKKDLKRIVKILAADSLEGRGIGTEGQKKAERFISDTFKELGLNTFSESSYLEEFEVKQKYWGEVYIETPNAKLTNFENMVFQGNDVQNEEIEKEVVFGGMGTDEELNKIEVADRFVLIFIDNLRAGIKYKKKLAKRNAFGVILANPENDKQFESIRLTLKSHYLAKRHSLPRENRTKSKIAEWDTIQYVNGILIPNSQVKNISGLSINQLNRLIEQNKIEDAPKIKVKAKFEKIENTIKTANVVGLLTGKTDKTIVISAHYDHLGKIGDRFFAGADDNASGTAALLELAERFSKARNLNYNIMFLATSAEEAGLLGSEYHVNKHSFNPEKIICNINIDMISRKDDKHFGNKYLYCIGSDQSKALNELMIKADNAYDKCEFDYSLNDSSDPLGLFTRSDNYNFYKKGIPAIFFHSGIHKDYHKTTDTANKINYRNLEHRVKLISQVVELLESDGL; this comes from the coding sequence ATGCAAAGATTAGTATTAACAGCAATTTTAATAAGTTTCGTTTTAACAGGATTCGGGCAACAACAGAATTCTGAAATTGACAAAAAAGACCTTAAGAGAATAGTGAAAATCTTGGCAGCGGATTCCCTTGAAGGAAGAGGAATCGGCACGGAGGGACAAAAGAAAGCCGAGAGATTTATTTCTGACACCTTTAAAGAGTTGGGGTTAAATACTTTTAGTGAAAGTAGCTATCTGGAAGAATTTGAAGTGAAGCAGAAATACTGGGGGGAAGTCTATATTGAAACCCCAAATGCCAAACTCACAAATTTTGAAAATATGGTATTTCAGGGAAATGATGTTCAAAATGAGGAAATTGAAAAGGAAGTAGTTTTCGGTGGAATGGGGACGGATGAGGAATTAAATAAAATTGAGGTGGCTGACCGCTTTGTTTTAATTTTCATTGATAACCTTAGAGCAGGTATTAAATACAAAAAAAAGTTAGCAAAAAGGAATGCTTTTGGTGTGATTTTAGCAAATCCTGAAAATGACAAACAATTTGAGTCGATAAGACTCACACTAAAAAGTCATTACTTAGCAAAAAGACATTCTCTGCCCAGAGAGAATAGGACAAAGAGTAAAATTGCCGAATGGGATACCATTCAGTATGTCAATGGCATACTTATCCCTAATTCTCAAGTAAAAAATATTAGTGGTTTATCTATCAATCAATTAAATAGATTAATTGAACAAAATAAAATAGAAGATGCTCCAAAGATAAAAGTAAAAGCGAAATTTGAAAAAATAGAAAACACTATTAAAACAGCTAATGTTGTCGGGCTGCTTACAGGGAAAACTGACAAGACCATTGTAATCAGTGCGCATTACGATCATTTGGGAAAAATAGGTGATCGGTTCTTTGCAGGTGCTGACGACAATGCCTCTGGAACTGCCGCCTTATTAGAGCTAGCTGAGAGATTCTCTAAAGCAAGAAATTTGAATTATAATATCATGTTTTTGGCAACTTCTGCCGAAGAAGCTGGACTATTAGGCTCAGAATATCACGTAAATAAGCATTCTTTCAATCCTGAAAAGATAATATGCAACATTAATATTGATATGATTTCTAGAAAGGACGACAAACATTTTGGTAATAAATACCTTTATTGTATTGGATCTGATCAGTCCAAAGCCTTAAATGAACTTATGATTAAAGCAGATAATGCATATGATAAGTGTGAATTTGATTATTCCTTAAATGATTCAAGTGACCCATTAGGATTATTTACAAGATCTGATAACTACAACTTTTACAAAAAAGGAATCCCTGCTATCTTTTTTCACTCTGGAATACATAAAGATTACCATAAAACTACTGATACAGCTAACAAAATAAATTATAGAAACTTAGAGCATAGAGTGAAACTGATAAGTCAAGTAGTTGAATTATTAGAAAGCGATGGGCTCTAA
- a CDS encoding serine hydrolase domain-containing protein → MRILISILFFLVSISTYGQTDKISGILDEIDAKEHLNGVVLVGQDGQVIFQNAYGIANRSFGIENNLDTKFLIGSLTKQFTAVLVMQLVENGQLSLDEPITKYLPNFKKETGDKITIRHLLTHTHGIPNADLTDRYKPMTKEDFVKKYGEKNLEFESGAQFEYSGIVGYYLIGVIVEKVTSKDFAQLLQENILEPLDMKNTGYYSQDTIQQNLATGYIQKENSFLNAPHWDMSQSFSAAGMYSTVGDLFKWDQALRGTQLISKASFKEIFTPFNDEIRYGFAWFINDPEISGKKRLFAGHNGGANGYKSQIMRGINEDLVVIYLSNSDKYVEIRYPIIEALLSEEK, encoded by the coding sequence ATGAGAATTCTAATATCTATATTATTTTTCCTTGTAAGCATTTCAACTTACGGTCAGACCGATAAGATTTCAGGAATATTGGATGAGATAGATGCTAAAGAACATTTAAACGGGGTAGTCTTAGTGGGGCAAGATGGACAAGTTATCTTTCAGAATGCTTATGGAATAGCTAATCGATCATTCGGGATTGAAAATAATCTGGACACGAAATTTTTAATAGGATCACTTACAAAGCAATTTACTGCAGTTTTAGTTATGCAGTTGGTTGAAAATGGTCAGCTAAGTCTAGATGAGCCCATTACAAAATATCTTCCAAACTTTAAAAAAGAAACTGGAGACAAAATCACAATAAGGCACTTGCTTACTCACACTCATGGTATTCCGAATGCAGACTTGACGGACAGGTATAAACCAATGACAAAGGAAGATTTTGTTAAGAAATATGGTGAAAAAAATTTAGAATTTGAATCTGGTGCTCAATTCGAGTATTCCGGAATTGTAGGATATTATTTAATTGGCGTAATTGTAGAGAAGGTAACAAGTAAAGATTTTGCCCAATTGTTGCAAGAAAATATACTTGAGCCTCTAGATATGAAAAATACCGGTTACTATTCACAAGATACTATTCAACAAAACTTAGCGACAGGCTATATTCAAAAAGAGAATAGTTTCTTAAATGCTCCTCACTGGGACATGTCTCAATCATTTTCTGCTGCAGGAATGTATTCTACCGTTGGAGATTTATTTAAATGGGACCAAGCCTTAAGGGGAACTCAATTAATCTCAAAGGCGAGTTTTAAAGAAATCTTTACACCCTTTAATGATGAAATAAGATATGGCTTTGCTTGGTTTATAAACGACCCTGAAATAAGTGGCAAAAAGCGGCTATTTGCTGGTCATAATGGTGGAGCAAATGGTTATAAATCTCAAATTATGAGAGGGATAAATGAGGATTTGGTTGTTATTTATTTGTCGAACAGTGATAAATATGTTGAGATTAGATATCCTATTATTGAGGCTTTATTGAGCGAGGAAAAGTAA
- a CDS encoding response regulator, whose protein sequence is MNRKHTILIVEDDEPMRFLLDVLLKTDYELIFKNDGLAGMKWLSKGNIPSMIVSDFNTPNMNGFDFFKSISKSGMFSDIPFVFISNRSEEAFKNRSLSLGAKGYLQKPFDPEQLHITQFIERNI, encoded by the coding sequence ATGAATAGGAAGCACACGATTTTGATAGTTGAGGATGATGAGCCAATGAGATTTTTATTGGATGTTTTGTTGAAAACTGACTATGAATTGATTTTTAAAAATGATGGTTTGGCTGGAATGAAATGGCTTTCTAAAGGGAATATCCCTTCCATGATTGTTTCAGATTTTAATACGCCAAATATGAATGGCTTTGATTTCTTTAAAAGTATTTCAAAGAGTGGTATGTTTTCCGATATACCATTTGTTTTTATAAGCAATAGGTCAGAGGAAGCTTTCAAGAACAGATCCCTTTCATTAGGCGCGAAGGGGTATTTGCAAAAGCCTTTTGATCCAGAGCAGTTACACATTACACAGTTTATTGAGCGGAATATTTGA
- a CDS encoding 5-formyltetrahydrofolate cyclo-ligase: MDKNTLRKVYLEKRKFLSQAEYERRNQLLYHRLIEFQEIHQFKSIHTFIPIKKNKEPDIFPFIQFLWSKKPKIDIITAISDLKNPVLSHVKITENTTFLENKWGIPEPQDGTPYLVDKIDCVLVPMVVGSKSGHRIGYGKGYYDRFLQKCKSNTKFVGVTLGPLLESNVYANQYDIPMHSMITPFELHDIS, encoded by the coding sequence ATGGATAAAAATACTTTAAGAAAAGTTTATTTAGAGAAAAGGAAGTTTTTAAGTCAAGCTGAATATGAAAGAAGAAATCAGCTGCTTTACCATCGTTTAATTGAATTTCAAGAAATACACCAGTTTAAAAGCATCCATACATTTATCCCTATCAAGAAAAACAAGGAGCCTGATATCTTTCCTTTCATCCAATTTTTATGGAGCAAAAAACCTAAAATTGATATCATTACAGCAATTTCCGATTTGAAAAATCCTGTTTTAAGTCACGTAAAAATCACAGAGAATACTACTTTTCTAGAAAATAAATGGGGGATACCAGAACCACAAGATGGTACTCCTTATTTAGTTGATAAAATTGACTGTGTTTTAGTCCCAATGGTGGTGGGAAGCAAAAGCGGACACAGGATTGGCTATGGAAAAGGCTATTACGATAGATTCTTACAAAAATGTAAAAGCAATACCAAGTTTGTCGGTGTAACATTAGGCCCCTTGTTAGAAAGTAATGTTTATGCTAATCAATATGATATCCCTATGCATAGTATGATAACGCCTTTTGAGTTGCATGATATCAGCTAG
- the bshC gene encoding bacillithiol biosynthesis cysteine-adding enzyme BshC → MKVACIDFSETGLFAPIFTDFVQQKEELKKFYHRYPSLESFEGQIQEKSQHSINRKQLVQVLEAQYAEVSKVEEAVKQNIESLGDEKTFTLTTGHQLNIFTGPLYFHFKIITVINACKQLKAKYPDYNFVPVYWMASEDHDLEEIKSVQLEGKKFKWNTEQSGAVGRMKTDGLDDLANKISGENSVFHKSYAQSANLADAVREYVNTLYGKYGLVVLDADNASLKTEFKNIIQDDILHNSVNKLVENCSASLDELGYKTQTYPREINFFYLKDGLRERIVKENGEFKVLNTELTFTEEEIKSEIENHPERFSPNVVLRPVYQEAILPNLAYTGGPAEVAYWMQLKSVFESFQIPFPILLPRNFGMIIPNRIRHKIKKLKLNKLDLFTERELLKKQITKKITAQKLNLNEERKELKAILENIKHFAGEVDLSLSQMTEAETEKISNSLNKIEKKMLAAEKRKHSDKMRQIDEIKDFLFPGNGLQERKENFLSFYMADPKFIRKLTKSFNPFNLQFHIMRWDG, encoded by the coding sequence ATGAAGGTAGCGTGTATTGATTTTTCAGAAACTGGTCTTTTTGCGCCAATATTTACTGATTTTGTACAACAAAAAGAGGAGCTTAAAAAATTCTATCACCGCTACCCAAGCCTTGAAAGTTTTGAAGGTCAAATTCAGGAGAAATCCCAACATAGCATTAATAGAAAGCAGCTTGTTCAAGTGTTAGAGGCTCAATACGCAGAAGTTTCTAAAGTTGAGGAGGCTGTTAAACAAAATATTGAAAGTCTGGGTGATGAAAAGACTTTTACCCTTACAACTGGTCATCAACTTAATATTTTTACCGGACCATTATATTTTCATTTCAAGATAATTACCGTCATAAATGCTTGTAAGCAATTAAAAGCCAAATACCCTGACTATAATTTCGTTCCCGTTTACTGGATGGCTTCTGAAGATCATGATTTGGAGGAGATAAAATCTGTTCAGCTGGAGGGTAAAAAATTTAAATGGAATACTGAACAGAGTGGTGCCGTAGGTAGAATGAAAACGGATGGTTTAGATGACTTAGCAAATAAAATTAGTGGTGAAAATAGTGTTTTTCATAAGTCTTACGCTCAATCTGCTAATCTAGCTGATGCAGTTCGTGAATATGTAAACACACTTTATGGTAAATATGGCTTAGTGGTGCTTGATGCAGATAATGCTAGCTTAAAAACAGAATTTAAAAATATTATTCAGGATGATATTTTACATAATTCTGTTAATAAGTTGGTTGAAAATTGCTCGGCATCTTTAGATGAATTAGGCTATAAAACCCAGACCTATCCCCGAGAAATCAACTTTTTTTATTTGAAGGATGGATTAAGAGAAAGAATTGTAAAGGAGAATGGGGAGTTCAAGGTATTAAATACCGAGTTGACTTTTACTGAAGAAGAAATAAAATCAGAAATTGAAAATCATCCTGAAAGATTTAGTCCTAATGTTGTTTTAAGGCCAGTATATCAAGAAGCAATTTTACCTAATTTAGCCTACACGGGCGGACCTGCAGAAGTAGCCTATTGGATGCAGTTGAAGTCTGTTTTTGAATCATTTCAAATCCCTTTCCCTATTTTATTGCCACGAAACTTTGGAATGATTATCCCTAACAGGATTCGGCATAAAATAAAAAAACTGAAGTTAAATAAACTTGATTTGTTTACCGAAAGGGAGTTGTTGAAAAAGCAAATTACAAAAAAGATTACCGCTCAGAAGTTGAATTTAAATGAAGAGCGTAAAGAATTAAAGGCAATATTAGAAAATATTAAGCATTTTGCGGGTGAAGTAGATTTGAGTTTATCTCAAATGACAGAAGCTGAAACTGAAAAGATTAGCAATTCGCTAAATAAAATTGAAAAGAAAATGTTAGCTGCAGAAAAGCGAAAGCATTCTGATAAAATGCGGCAAATCGATGAGATAAAAGATTTTTTATTTCCAGGCAATGGGCTTCAAGAGCGGAAAGAGAATTTTCTAAGCTTTTATATGGCTGATCCTAAGTTTATCAGAAAATTGACAAAGTCTTTTAATCCTTTTAATTTACAATTCCATATAATGCGATGGGATGGATAA